GCAAGGAGATCTGGGAGTCCTGGAGTGAGGATCGCCCGGCTATTTTGGGGGGGATTATGCATTGCGGTATCTGCTGCGCTTAGAAAATTCGACAGCGTGGAGACAGCCGATCTTATCAGAATGGCGGATTTTGCCAAGTGGGTTATTGCCGGAGAAGAAGAGTTACCCTTCCACCATATCAGTCAGATCGTGGCGTTATCTGAGATCTATCCTGAAGACCTGGTGCGACGAGCCATCGAAGATGCCTTCCATTTTAACGCTTTTTCCTGTGACTGTATTGCCAACCTTTCAGAGCAACGATCCAGGCAAGTTCAAGAGCCCGGAGCGCTTCACCTGACCCGAAACAGAGATCTCCTGGAGATGACCATCAAACGCCCGGATCTGTCCATTTACGATATTGGAGAAGAAAAATGACTGATATCAATGAATTTCTGTCCCACTTGAAATTACCTTTTATCCGCAAAAACTATGAATCCATGGCAAAGACCTCTACCGGTTCTTGTAGATGAATGAGTGCTGTTCTCTTTCATAGAACCAATACCACAGTCCATGAATTCTGCCCCCCGGAGTTCTATCTTACTCTTGATGAGATCAGAGTGTCTGTTGACTGTCAGTTCTGCCAGGAGAAATATTGACATTTTTTATAAACTTATATAAATATATTATATAATAAATTTAAGTAGTTATTTTTTTAGAGCTCAGCTTTTTTTTAGGGGAGGAGAGTCGTATGCTGGAAAATGCGATGCAGAAGATGTTTAAGACTACCTCTCGGAGAATTGCCGTGCCGGCACTTTTGACAATCGCTCTTTATGTCATTGCCATGTTTATTATTTTTCTTCCTCATATTGAAAAAAGCTTTGTCAGCAGAAAGAAAGAAATGATCCGTGAATTGGCCGAAACAGTCTGGAGCCTGGTTGATAATTACCACGAACGGGAGCTGTCTGGCGAGCTGAGCCGGTCCGATGCTCAAAACAGGGCACTGCTCCGGATCGGTACACTCCGGTACGGTCCTGAAAAAAAGGATTATTTCTGGATCTCTGACATTACGCCACGGATGATTATGCATCCGTATCGCTCGAATATTGTGAACAAGGACATTGAGGAGATTCAGGATTCAGGTCTCAAAAGACTTTACTTAAGGTGGAATGAGGTGGTTGAGAAGAAAGGTGCCGGGTATGTTGATTATCAATGGCAATGGAAAGACGACCCCAACAAAATGTCTGATAAATTGTCCTATATCAAAGGCTTTCAACCATGGGGCTGGATTGTGGGGACTGGTATGTATCTTGATGATATTTACGCGGAAATCGACGCCATACGCAATAAGTTTATCGCCATTTCCACCGTTATCCTGTGTATTGTCCTGATTCTGTCCATATATTCCATTCGTCAAACCATGAAAGCTGACAACGAGCTGATGCTCACCTTAATTGAACGCAACGAACTGAATGAATCGCTGAAAGAGAGTAAAGAGCGATTCCGGAGCCTTCTGGAAAATACCAGCGATTGGATATGGGAAAGCGATAAAAAGGGACGGTATACCTATTCAAGCCCCAGAGTGGAAGAATTACTGGGTTTTTCATCAAAAGAAACAATGCACAAAACCATTATGGATTTCGTTCCCAGCAATTTAAAGAACCTGTATCAGGAAACCTTCAAAAATCTGCTTGGCGCCAAAAAGTCATTCAAAGGGTTTGAGACTACATGCCAGCAAAAAAACGGCCAGCATGTGGTTGTCGAAAATAATGCGGTGCCGGTTTTTTCAGAAAACGGCGGTCTTTTGGGATACAGAGGAGTAACGCGGGACATCACAGACCGGAAAATGGCCATGGAAGCGCTTAAAAAAAGTCGAGACGTTCTGCATGCAAATCTTGAGGAGACCGTGAAGTCATTGGCCTCCGCCGAGGAGAAACGTGATCCTTACACTGCTGGCCATCAGACACGGGTTGATCGATTGGCCTGTGCCATTGCACGAGAACTCGGACTTTCAGATCAGCAGACTGAAGGACTGCACTTTGCCGCACTTCTGCATGATATCGGAAAAATTGCCCTGCCGTCCGAATTCCTGTCCAAACCGACTTCTTTGTCCCACCAGGAGCATGAAATAATTAAATGCCATGCCCAGGTTGGGTACGATATTTTGAAAAACATTCATTTCCCATGGCCTGTTGCGGAAATCGTATACCAGCACCACGAATACCTTGACGGTTCGGGTTATCCCAGGAATTTGACTGATAAGGAAATTCTTCTTGAAGCGAAAATACTGACAGTTGCTGATGTGGTTGAAGCCATATCGTCCCACCGCCCCTACAGGCCGTCTCTCGGCATGGACTCCGCCTTGGAGGAAATACAGGATGGTCGCGGAATTCGATATTATGCCCCCTGTGTGGACGCCTGCCTAAAGCTCATAAAAGATGAAAAGATTGATTTCTCGTGATTGTCGGATTACCAATGTATTAATCGCAACGGTACAAATCCGCTGAACCGCCTCGGTAAGTAATCAATGTATGCCGGATAGCGTGGGAGAGTTTTCAAATGGTGGTTTAATTCGACTCCCAAGTATGATTGAAGGTATTGAAATACTCTACCAATAAAGAATTAAATTTATTTTTTGATTCCATATGTTTATTTAATATATAATCGCGGTTCAACGCCTTAAGCCGAAACCGAAGATTTTAAAGCATTCTGTTAGAATAGTCGATTCTGAAAAACCTATATACCAAAACTGGTCGGCACCACCCACTACGCATGGGCGGTCGGCCTTAATCCCAACAAAAGTAAAAAATAATCAACCAGCCACCGTAGCAGCTTGCTGATATTCATACCTGCGGCGCTCAGGATCGCATTGATCTTATCCCCGTCTTTACCTTTTAACCGGTTGCGATCCATCCGATGCTCCTGTTTTAAATGTCCGATACTCGGCTCAATTGCTGCTCGTCTTTTCATCCAACGCCATAAACTTTTTGAAGTGCGACCTCTTCGGACTTTATCAACATGAACCTCAATGTCTCCGGTATAGCCATGACCTCGGTACCCTCTATCGACAAAAGATCTTTGGGGCTTCTGTGTAATTCGTTCTACCTGGGCCAGGGTTTCGGATAGCGTATGCCCGTCATATGGATTGCCATGAACGGCCATTGCCCCAACAAACCAACAACCACGACTTGTTGTTGCAACACTGACTTTGCAACCAAACTCGTAGCGTTTATGTGCCTTACCTTTACTGATACATTCAACATGAGGCTCATGGACGCTATAAACTTTGTTCTTGTCCTTCCTTTTTTGGCTCCAAATACGGGTCGCCACATTTAAGAGTTCATCCATCTCTTTATCCGGGGTAGGATACTTCCTTTGAATGTCCCTTATCACACGCCCCAAGTAGGTCTTGAGTTTTTTGGTTGCTTTCTTTGCTCTTTTCATTTGTTTCGCATGCGCATAACGGCTTTGCTTGAGTAACGTTTGCTTGGATAACCGATTGTAATTCTGACGTAGATTGATTTCTCGATCTTTAGCTGCTTTTACCAACCGGTCTCTGGCCCGATCATAAAGCCGTGCATCCGTCGGGAACCGAACATCTTTCTCTTGAACCGTCGTATCCACATTGATGTTGTGAAGCTGGGATTTTTTGACAGCCTTTAGCACCAACCCAGCCTCAATAGTCTTTTTCAAAAGCTCCTCTGCGCCGACTTCGCCTATCCTCTTCCGCCAGCGCGTCATGCTGGATGGGTCACAAGGCAGCTCATGCTCAAAGTATTTCATTCCACTGAAGTACTGCCAATACGGATTTTCTACCCAGCCTTTCACTACCGCTTCATCGCTTAGATTGTAGGTGAACTTCAAGTAATGCAAAGCCGTCATCAGTCTGGTGGAAATCCCAGGCCTTCCGTTATCTTCACAAAAAGTTACACCGAATTTTTTATCTAATGCGTCCCAATCTACTGCTCGGGATAATTTTACCAGGCTGTGGCCAAGGGAGATGATATTTTCGAGTTGGGGCAGGAAAAGATCTCCTTGGTTATCCTCTATAGGTGGTTTTGTCGGTTTCATGATAAAATTTGCAAGAAAACATTAAGGTTAGAATCAATTTCTTGCAAATACCATAGCAAATTTTAGCAATTTTTTCCAGTAAAATCAGTTACTAAAATGCTTTTTCAGTATCGACTAGAATAACGATTTGAAAAAATGGAGCGGATTTTACACGCCTTTTTTATCAAAAAACAGAGAAATAAAGAAAAAAGCGTTTTCAGCAGAATGCCAAAAACGCCTGATAGCTTTGATTTTATTGGAGCCGGCGAGCGGATTCGAACCGCTGGCTTTCTCATTACGAGTGAGATACTCTACCAACTGAGTTACGCCGGCACCATTGAGAATAATTTATACCAGGCCGCCTTTGGAAATTCAAGGAATATCACGCTTTAAGACATTGCCAAACCGTCAGGGATTTATCCGCCTTTCAAGGATATCTTCCAACAAAGAAGCCACCAGCACTTCAAAAGACGGCGAATGTTTTTTGCCGGATGTTGCATTTTTTTTTCGGCAGGCTTTAAAGAACTCCATGCAGATCCGGTGCTGTTTTGTTGTCAACAGCGTTGATATACCAGCCTTTTCCCCCTTGGAGACAAGCTGGGATTCGTTTTCAGGGACATCCCGCCGACCATGGGCCCGCCGACTCATGTGGGTATAGTAGAGCAGTGCCCGGTCCAGAAGAATATATAAAAATTGAATATTTTCATTGGGACCCACCTGGACCCGGTCGCCGCTCAGGCCCGAGGCTATGCCGGCCAGACGCCGGATACCCACAAAGGCGGAGCCGGCACCCACGGCAGAGCCGATGGCTGTAAAAATCCCAAAGGTCAGTCCGGCTGCAGCCGTATCCAATACAGCGCCAAGGGTTCCCCCCAGCACAGCACCGGCGGTGGCGGCCTGGGCCCGGGTCAAACCCAGCATCTCCCAGGTTTGTTCTGAAAACAGGTCATGCCTGAGGATGGAACAGGCCGGCAATGGATAATCATAGAGGTGATGGCGGAACAGTGAACGGATGTGGCCAAACATTTTTTGTTCGATATTTCGGATTTTTTCCTGGTATTCCCGGACAAGATCTTCTTTGAGCGTCACGGGATCCATGTCGGATTTCAGTCTGCGCGCCAAAGAAAAGCTCAACGCCTGTTCCATGCCGTGGACAATATAGGCACAGGCCATGCGGTTGCGTTTTTCCCACTCCATATTAAAGGCCTGAATTACACCTTCCATCAGCGGTTCAATATCTTGATCAATGGCTTTAAGGCTTTCCAGAAGGCGTATGCGCTCATAAAAATCGGCCTGGTTGGAATTAAAAACCCGGACCACGTTAAAAAATTTTCGAAACTCTTCCTTCCACGCTGCAGTATTATCCCGGGTATCGGATTTCGCGTTGATAACAGCCATTCTGGGCCGGCCCGTGAGTCTCAGGATCTCCATTTCAGCCAGATCATCTTCCCTTATAGGCCGGGAACCGTCCACCACGTAAATAATGCCGGCCCCTTTGGCCACGGGAGTCAACAGTTCGCATTCGTCTGCAAAAAACGGGTCTTTTTCATGTTCGGCAATAAACCGATCCACCATGTCCGGCCCCGAATTTTTTTTGAACCAGGATAGCGTCTGCCGGGGTACCTGGAACCCCGGGGTATCCACAAAACGAATAATCTCTTTTTCATCCATGGTCACGGAATAGGATTTGGAAACCCTTGTTTCACCCGGCACCGGGCTGACTTGGATACGGTCGTCCTCGGTCAGGGTGGACACCACCGAGGACTTGCCCTCGTTGGGGTGTCCCAGAACTGCAAATTCAGGTAATACCATCATGGTGACACCCACCTTTCAATAACTATCAAAGGATCGTTGAGCTGGTTTAAAGCACTTTTCCACACTTGAAAATTCACATCAGAAGGCGTCACATCTTTTTCTTTCTGTTCCATTGTCTGGATCATGACAATCCATAGGGGGAAATCAGAAAAAGCCTCACGGATTTGAACAAAATAATAAAGCAGACCACGGATGGGCGGCTGCCAGACCTCCTGGAGAACAATCAGAGGGCCCTGGCCCAAATCCTTGATCTTGGCCGTTATCTGCTCCTGGTCTTCATCAAAATCAAAATGGATACCAAGGGTTGCAGCAATATGGATACCAAACTGATACTCCAGGCCGGTTCGGATCTGTTCCATATCATTTTCCTCAAAACCCCTGGCCGATCCAAGTACAAGCGCACCTTGCGTATTCTTTTCCTTACTGGGTTCAACCGATACAACCGGCGGCCGGGGGGGGGGTTCAGGTTTAGATTCTAGTTTAGGTTTGGCCTCTATTTTCGGTTTGGTCTCTGGTGCCGGTGCCGGTTTCGGTTTCGGGTTGGGCTTGGGCTTGGGTTCCGGCGCATGATCCGTCGTGTTTAAAATCACATCGGGTTGAGGTACAACAGCAGGTTTTTCTTCTTTTGCTTTCAAAGGGGTAGGTTCCGGTCTGGGTAAAGGCGCTCTGAATTCCGCCCGGGAGCCCCCGGTCTCTTTGATGTTCATACCCATGCGGGGGGTTCGCATCCGCATGAGCAGCCGCTGATACCCGGGTTTGGACAGGTCAAATCGTGCAAGGGTCAGCGTTTTGGCAGTATGGGCAAGGCTCACCAGAACAATTCGGGGAATAAGGGTATACACCAGCAGCCCCATACACAAAAACGGCCACCAGGCAGCCAGATGTTCGCTGGATAGCCCGGCAATGCCTTCCTTGAGTATAATTCGGCTGCCTTCTATTTGTTCAAGGCTCGGTACAAAAATATCAGGTAAGGCCCAGGACCAGGGCAATGCCATCCAGGCCACCAGGCGGTGCACACTCTCCCCGGAAGTCAGCAGCGTGGACTGCCAGCCAAAGGCCAGATCCGTAACCATAATTCTGAAAAACGTACCGCCAAGCACCCCGGTTGAAAATCCCAGCGCGCCCAGGGAGAGCACAATGAACACCGCCCAGAACAAAATACTCCGAAACGGACGGGTATCCAGATGCAGCAGATCACTGGTCTCTTTTGACAATTGAGGAAAATGCTTTTGAACCGGCGCGGCCCATTTATGCAGCCGTCCCACGAATTTATCAATGAAAAGACGCATGGACATTTGGTGCAGCGCACCGACCCAACTTGACCCGGTCGGGCCTGAGCGATACTGATGGACCCCTACCAGTGCCGCAGCCAGACAAAGCAAGGCCGGAAACAGGATAAATACAGCGATAAACAGGGTCACATTCACCGGCCGATTGCCATGGTAAGCCAGAAACGAATATGCGCCCAGCCCCCCGGCTACCAGCCCACAGGCAAACACCCACTTGGCAATCCAGAGATAAAAAGATTCAAATAATTCACCAGGAAGCTTTGCGCCGGGGCCGCCGTTTCCGGTCTCTTGGGAAAACAACAGGCGGCGGTGTTCTATCCATCCGGCAATCAGTCCGGCATCATCCAGACGATCCCCATCTTTAATCTGCCGGAAAATCTTCCTGTCCCTGGATGCAATGGTTTTGGTATCGGCTTTTTCCGGATCCTCATCCAGACCCAGGAGAAAATCGAGGTCAATAATATTTTTAAGAGACAAAATCATGAATATTTTATATCTGCCTGCAGTTAAAATTTCCGGCCGCCTTGTACGCGACAGCCTGTCGATACAATTTGTCGGTTTCCTAGCTGACAATAGTTCAACAACATCCCGACAGCGGCTCTACGCATAGAAAAATATCAGGCGGCTGATTACAAAGCAATTAAAAAAGCGTTTTTTGGATTTGGAACGGTTTTGATTATATTTGCATTGACTTTGTGTCAGCCGATACATTGAAAATTTATTTTCCTGTCACTTTTGTGTATAGTGATCTATTCACACATGACAGGCTGCGTGCGTGGTGGCCATGATATATATAATATTTGAATTTATTACTAATCACATCGGCTTAGGGACGTCGGTAATCGCCTTGACATGAAAACCTACACCAAAATTTTGCTTCCGACTCTCCCTCTGATTTGTTTTTTTTTGGCGGCAACCATTGCGATCACTTATCATTTTTCGCGGATTGCCCTCCTTGATCTTGGGGATGCCTGGCTTTCTTCCCGACTGAATATGGCCTTGGAAATTACCCGGGAGCAAGAACAAATTCTTCATGATTACGGCCTGGAAAGCATTCCTGAAAGCATTGCCAAGGCAAAACAGGACACAACAGCCCGGATCAGTAACATTACCATTGGAAATCAAGGCTTTCTTTTTATAATAGATCACAGTGGGACCGTGATTTATCATCCCAATAAATACCTTAATGATACGGATCTGGCCCGGGAAAAATGGTTCTCTTCTTTAACGGATAAAGGAGGCAGAAAAATTATCGATTTTTCAGGCCAGCGTCTCCTTGTGCGATTTGGGTCTTTTGCGCCTTGGCAATGGTATGTTCTGGCGGCGGACCCCACGGACGAACTGTACGGTACCATCAACCGGATGCAGCCTTATCTGTATGGACTGTTTCTTGGGATTGCCGTTATTATTTCTCTGGCTTTGATGTTTTTTACTGCGCGCCTGACCCGCCCCCTCAAAGAGCTTCTTTTGGGGACCCAGGCTTTTGGCAAAGGGCATCTTGATACCAGAATCAATATTCAGTCCGACGATGAATTCGGTCTTCTGGCAAAAGAGTTTAACCGGATGGCATTCAGACTCCAGGATAGTCTATACGCATTAAAACAGAATGAAGAGCATTTCAGGGCGTTGATTGAAAATGCCAACGATATGATCTGGATTCTTGACCGGGACGGCATGTTCCGTTATGTCAGCCCGTCTACATACCGGATTCTTGGATATCAGCCTAAGGCACTTATCGATCGTTGTGTCCAGGATTTTTTACATCCCCAGGAAAAAGAGGAATTCGCCGAAAGATTTTCACTCAGGGTGGCCTCTTTGATTCAGGCGCATCCAACAGACATACGGTTCCGGCACGAGGCCGATTACTGGTGTATTCTTGAATGCATTTCCAAAAATCTCATGGATCATCCTACCATTAAAGGGATGGTTTTTAATTTAAGGGATATCACCAAACGCAAACAGGCGGAACAGGCCTTGCAACGGTATCACCAGGAGCTGGAAAACCGGGTAGCGGAACGCACCCAAGATCTTCAGGCCGCCAACAAAGCCTTGAATAACGAAATCCAGATCCGCAGGCAAAAAGAAAAGGAGCTGGAAAGGGCAAGTCGGGTGAAGAGTGAATTTTTGGCCAATGTGAGTCATGAAATCCGAACACCTTTGAATGCAATTCTTGGTTTCAGCGAACTTTTGAAAACAATGATCACTGAAGATCAGCAGTTAGGATACCTTTCAGCCATCAATACAGCCGGAAAAAACCTTTCGGACTTGATCAACGATATTCTTAACCTGGCCAAAATGGAGGCCGGCAAACTGGAAATTAACCGGAAGCCAATTATCTTAAGGTCTCTGTTTAATGAAATTTACCGGATGTTCAAAATAAAATTGAAAACTAAAAATTTGGATTTTTTTATTGAACTGCCGGAAAATGATACTATCGCCTTATCCCTGGATGAAATGCGTTTGCGCCAAGTCCTTATCAATTTAGTTGGAAATGCTTTAAAATTCACTGAATTCGGCACGATTTCCCTTAAGGCACAAATCCGCACAAATCCCAAAAATGGGGGAATCTCTTCGGATCTTATTATCCAGGTGACAGACACGGGCATTGGGATTTGCGAAACCCAGCAGGATAAAATATTTGAGGCGTTTGAACAGGCATCGGCTGGAACCAGCCGGAAATTCGGTGGTACCGGACTGGGACTGGCCATCTGCAAACAGCTTGTAGAGCTTATGGGCGGAACACTTTCCGTATCCAGCAAGCCGGATCAAGGCAGTACATTTACCATTTTTTTGCCCGGTGTTAAACAATATCACACACACAGTTCCCCACCCTCCGATGCAAGCAAATCAGCCTGGGCCAGTATGGCGTTTGCCAAAGATCGTGTTCTTATTGTGGATGACCAGCGGGATATCCGGTTTATGCTCAGAGAAGTGCTGGAGAAAATCAATCTGGAAGTCATTGAAGCCGCAGACGGTTTTCAGGCTATTGAATATGCCAAAGCCCAGAAACTTGACTTGATATTTATTGATTTGAAAATGCCTGAAATCGACGGCGTAGAAACCGCCGCACGGTTGAAAGCAGACCCCGAGGTTGCTCATATTCCCATATGCCTTATGACTGCGGGTATGACACTCTGGTCCCAAGAGGAACTTGAATCCCGGGGATTTGCCTGTGCCATTGTTAAGCCCATTGCCATAGACAGCCTCATGGCCGTCTTGACACGGTTTATCAGCCCTGCACCCGATGCAGAGCAAGATTCTGCCCGGTTTAGTTGGCTGGACTCTCTGGATAATGAGAGGCTATCCGACGATTTTTTGGACACATTGCACAAGGATATTATTCCCTATATCCCACAGGCCCAGGAGGCAATGAAAATATCCGATATCCAGCGGTTTGCTGTAAGGATTACCGAAATCGGAAAAGTTTTTAAAGTCGAGGCGTTTAAAACATTTGGAAAAGAACTGTCCCAGTTATCTAAAACATTTGATATTGAAAAGATTCAGGCTTGTCTTGAATATTTTACCCAGACCATCAACCGGCTGGGCGGTGTTTGAACGCAAAGTCCCCCATCTGCGGCGTTGCAAAAAAATATGTAATCCTCACAACCATTAGGTTGCTCCGGTTACAAATTTTTCTGCGCCTTGCATATGGGCAACTTTGCGTCCAAACACAAGTTTATGTTTAAGCGCTAGTTCCGGGTAGGGGCGATAAGGCTGCGAATCCATCCGAAAAACGTATTTCCTTCCAAGCAGTCCTTTTCAGCCGTTTCAAGCACCTTTGTCATTTTTTCCGTATCGCTGTACCGGTCTTTGCGGGTTATGATTTTCCGGTCAGGATTAAGTTTCCGGATGACCCTGGCCGGATTGCCTGCAGCCACGGCATTGGCAGGGATGTCGCAGGTGACAACAGCGCCTGCCCCAATGATGGTATTTTTTCCAATGGTTACGCCTTTGCAAACAATGGCGGAATCTCCGATCCATACATTTTCTTCAAGCACCACCCTTGATTGGGTATCAGGGGGCAACGATCTGTCATAAATACCGTGCCAGTCTGAATCCGTAATGTAACTATGGCTGGCCAGCATGCAGGAGTCTGCAATACAAATGGAATTGGCCGCTGAAATCCGTACACCAGGAGAGATAAGCACATGGTCCCCGATACGGATACCGTCAATGTTTTTTTTCTCGGACCACACCGTCAGCCGGGTTCTTTTGTCCGGACAGCCCAAAAGGGTGGCATGACTGCCGATGGAGATGGGGCTGCCGAACAATTCAATATACCAGGGTTTAATGATGTAAGGGTGGGGACCTAAAGCGCTAAGCTGGGGGACAAG
This window of the uncultured Desulfobacter sp. genome carries:
- a CDS encoding acyltransferase, translated to MIRDKRPYYIKQAWYRFQNFYVRRYLVPQLSALGPHPYIIKPWYIELFGSPISIGSHATLLGCPDKRTRLTVWSEKKNIDGIRIGDHVLISPGVRISAANSICIADSCMLASHSYITDSDWHGIYDRSLPPDTQSRVVLEENVWIGDSAIVCKGVTIGKNTIIGAGAVVTCDIPANAVAAGNPARVIRKLNPDRKIITRKDRYSDTEKMTKVLETAEKDCLEGNTFFGWIRSLIAPTRN
- a CDS encoding DUF2868 domain-containing protein is translated as MILSLKNIIDLDFLLGLDEDPEKADTKTIASRDRKIFRQIKDGDRLDDAGLIAGWIEHRRLLFSQETGNGGPGAKLPGELFESFYLWIAKWVFACGLVAGGLGAYSFLAYHGNRPVNVTLFIAVFILFPALLCLAAALVGVHQYRSGPTGSSWVGALHQMSMRLFIDKFVGRLHKWAAPVQKHFPQLSKETSDLLHLDTRPFRSILFWAVFIVLSLGALGFSTGVLGGTFFRIMVTDLAFGWQSTLLTSGESVHRLVAWMALPWSWALPDIFVPSLEQIEGSRIILKEGIAGLSSEHLAAWWPFLCMGLLVYTLIPRIVLVSLAHTAKTLTLARFDLSKPGYQRLLMRMRTPRMGMNIKETGGSRAEFRAPLPRPEPTPLKAKEEKPAVVPQPDVILNTTDHAPEPKPKPNPKPKPAPAPETKPKIEAKPKLESKPEPPPRPPVVSVEPSKEKNTQGALVLGSARGFEENDMEQIRTGLEYQFGIHIAATLGIHFDFDEDQEQITAKIKDLGQGPLIVLQEVWQPPIRGLLYYFVQIREAFSDFPLWIVMIQTMEQKEKDVTPSDVNFQVWKSALNQLNDPLIVIERWVSP
- a CDS encoding ATP-binding protein, coding for MKTYTKILLPTLPLICFFLAATIAITYHFSRIALLDLGDAWLSSRLNMALEITREQEQILHDYGLESIPESIAKAKQDTTARISNITIGNQGFLFIIDHSGTVIYHPNKYLNDTDLAREKWFSSLTDKGGRKIIDFSGQRLLVRFGSFAPWQWYVLAADPTDELYGTINRMQPYLYGLFLGIAVIISLALMFFTARLTRPLKELLLGTQAFGKGHLDTRINIQSDDEFGLLAKEFNRMAFRLQDSLYALKQNEEHFRALIENANDMIWILDRDGMFRYVSPSTYRILGYQPKALIDRCVQDFLHPQEKEEFAERFSLRVASLIQAHPTDIRFRHEADYWCILECISKNLMDHPTIKGMVFNLRDITKRKQAEQALQRYHQELENRVAERTQDLQAANKALNNEIQIRRQKEKELERASRVKSEFLANVSHEIRTPLNAILGFSELLKTMITEDQQLGYLSAINTAGKNLSDLINDILNLAKMEAGKLEINRKPIILRSLFNEIYRMFKIKLKTKNLDFFIELPENDTIALSLDEMRLRQVLINLVGNALKFTEFGTISLKAQIRTNPKNGGISSDLIIQVTDTGIGICETQQDKIFEAFEQASAGTSRKFGGTGLGLAICKQLVELMGGTLSVSSKPDQGSTFTIFLPGVKQYHTHSSPPSDASKSAWASMAFAKDRVLIVDDQRDIRFMLREVLEKINLEVIEAADGFQAIEYAKAQKLDLIFIDLKMPEIDGVETAARLKADPEVAHIPICLMTAGMTLWSQEELESRGFACAIVKPIAIDSLMAVLTRFISPAPDAEQDSARFSWLDSLDNERLSDDFLDTLHKDIIPYIPQAQEAMKISDIQRFAVRITEIGKVFKVEAFKTFGKELSQLSKTFDIEKIQACLEYFTQTINRLGGV
- a CDS encoding DUF3482 domain-containing protein codes for the protein MMVLPEFAVLGHPNEGKSSVVSTLTEDDRIQVSPVPGETRVSKSYSVTMDEKEIIRFVDTPGFQVPRQTLSWFKKNSGPDMVDRFIAEHEKDPFFADECELLTPVAKGAGIIYVVDGSRPIREDDLAEMEILRLTGRPRMAVINAKSDTRDNTAAWKEEFRKFFNVVRVFNSNQADFYERIRLLESLKAIDQDIEPLMEGVIQAFNMEWEKRNRMACAYIVHGMEQALSFSLARRLKSDMDPVTLKEDLVREYQEKIRNIEQKMFGHIRSLFRHHLYDYPLPACSILRHDLFSEQTWEMLGLTRAQAATAGAVLGGTLGAVLDTAAAGLTFGIFTAIGSAVGAGSAFVGIRRLAGIASGLSGDRVQVGPNENIQFLYILLDRALLYYTHMSRRAHGRRDVPENESQLVSKGEKAGISTLLTTKQHRICMEFFKACRKKNATSGKKHSPSFEVLVASLLEDILERRINP
- a CDS encoding HD domain-containing phosphohydrolase; this encodes MLENAMQKMFKTTSRRIAVPALLTIALYVIAMFIIFLPHIEKSFVSRKKEMIRELAETVWSLVDNYHERELSGELSRSDAQNRALLRIGTLRYGPEKKDYFWISDITPRMIMHPYRSNIVNKDIEEIQDSGLKRLYLRWNEVVEKKGAGYVDYQWQWKDDPNKMSDKLSYIKGFQPWGWIVGTGMYLDDIYAEIDAIRNKFIAISTVILCIVLILSIYSIRQTMKADNELMLTLIERNELNESLKESKERFRSLLENTSDWIWESDKKGRYTYSSPRVEELLGFSSKETMHKTIMDFVPSNLKNLYQETFKNLLGAKKSFKGFETTCQQKNGQHVVVENNAVPVFSENGGLLGYRGVTRDITDRKMAMEALKKSRDVLHANLEETVKSLASAEEKRDPYTAGHQTRVDRLACAIARELGLSDQQTEGLHFAALLHDIGKIALPSEFLSKPTSLSHQEHEIIKCHAQVGYDILKNIHFPWPVAEIVYQHHEYLDGSGYPRNLTDKEILLEAKILTVADVVEAISSHRPYRPSLGMDSALEEIQDGRGIRYYAPCVDACLKLIKDEKIDFS
- a CDS encoding IS5 family transposase, with product MKPTKPPIEDNQGDLFLPQLENIISLGHSLVKLSRAVDWDALDKKFGVTFCEDNGRPGISTRLMTALHYLKFTYNLSDEAVVKGWVENPYWQYFSGMKYFEHELPCDPSSMTRWRKRIGEVGAEELLKKTIEAGLVLKAVKKSQLHNINVDTTVQEKDVRFPTDARLYDRARDRLVKAAKDREINLRQNYNRLSKQTLLKQSRYAHAKQMKRAKKATKKLKTYLGRVIRDIQRKYPTPDKEMDELLNVATRIWSQKRKDKNKVYSVHEPHVECISKGKAHKRYEFGCKVSVATTSRGCWFVGAMAVHGNPYDGHTLSETLAQVERITQKPQRSFVDRGYRGHGYTGDIEVHVDKVRRGRTSKSLWRWMKRRAAIEPSIGHLKQEHRMDRNRLKGKDGDKINAILSAAGMNISKLLRWLVDYFLLLLGLRPTAHA